One window of Microbacterium sp. Root61 genomic DNA carries:
- a CDS encoding IniB N-terminal domain-containing protein translates to MSTPVATIADALIAFIMSLLRDPAAVDEFAESPQTMMARSGVGDACLADVKAVKPVIVDNAHVTTRVVTQPVDPRGGGEPRETNEVIREISRIVNQFTTIDARSTVVDQSVNQNIWTNGGDVSQIFDQDSVVASGDGAVAAGDDATVVDSDVDVTIGDVSIGNTANDGSFNTTVTQDGDDDAAPADADAAAAADADEPQAEEDGDAAAAAVSDIVDDAMGVAGDAVQAAATTAVAATEPAEDPLGADLAAADTYETEDPGGVVVEDAYVEEPVEEP, encoded by the coding sequence ATGAGCACACCGGTTGCGACCATAGCCGACGCTTTGATCGCATTCATCATGAGCCTGCTGCGAGATCCCGCGGCCGTGGATGAATTCGCAGAATCGCCGCAGACGATGATGGCCAGAAGCGGGGTGGGCGATGCCTGCCTGGCAGATGTCAAGGCCGTCAAGCCTGTCATCGTCGACAACGCTCATGTCACGACGAGAGTCGTCACCCAGCCCGTCGATCCGCGCGGCGGGGGTGAGCCGCGGGAGACCAACGAAGTGATCCGCGAGATCTCCCGCATCGTGAATCAGTTCACGACGATAGATGCGCGGTCGACGGTCGTCGACCAGTCCGTCAACCAGAACATCTGGACCAACGGCGGCGACGTGTCGCAGATCTTCGACCAGGACTCGGTGGTCGCCTCCGGCGACGGCGCCGTGGCCGCCGGGGACGACGCGACCGTCGTGGACTCGGACGTCGATGTGACGATCGGCGACGTCTCGATCGGGAACACCGCGAACGACGGCAGCTTCAACACGACGGTCACCCAGGACGGCGACGACGATGCCGCGCCCGCGGATGCCGACGCGGCTGCGGCTGCCGACGCGGATGAGCCGCAGGCCGAAGAGGACGGGGATGCCGCGGCCGCGGCCGTCTCCGACATCGTGGACGACGCGATGGGGGTCGCGGGCGACGCGGTCCAGGCTGCGGCGACGACCGCCGTTGCGGCGACCGAACCGGCCGAGGACCCGCTCGGCGCCGACCTCGCCGCTGCGGACACGTACGAGACCGAGGACCCGGGTGGGGTGGTCGTGGAGGACGCGTACGTCGAAGAACCTGTCGAGGAGCCGTGA
- a CDS encoding dynamin family protein, which produces MNGPTTQEAEELLRTAASVYADDPAAMAVIGKLEQRLSEPLRLAIAGMVKAGKSTLLNAMLGEQIAPTDAGECTRVVTWYRYSPTPSITMHLNNGETRRMPVHRERGRLALGLGGLPAEDVQWLEVGWPLDALRSVILIDTPGMASMSKEISLRATRFLTGEEEPSSADAVIYLMRHLHASDVAFLEAFRDTAPGGGQTVCAVGVLSRSDEIGSGRIDSLLSAAKVARRYEHEADLASLVLGVIPVAGLVAEGARTLRESEYIAFRQLAALDRVEREKLFVSADRFVADTATTTLSATVRSDLVSRFGIFGVRLATALIRGGTASSSELAEAMVQQSGLVQLQQFVRTQFRTRATTLKIRGVLLALDRLIRDNPRDGVDVIHAASERISASAHGLRELTLIASARSEGLPLTDQDSAEALRIVGGAGALPYLRLGAAEDADVTVLRELSGAALAHWRTLAESPLTSSAAIGVCRVVIRSLEALAADLGPDPAATAVAASEVAAADDPLGFADVVATGGPGDGRGQDAAEQSEKHKPRLGWKKKQKGLSAVTDRHPLG; this is translated from the coding sequence GTGAACGGGCCGACCACGCAGGAGGCGGAGGAGCTGCTTCGCACGGCCGCGTCCGTGTATGCCGACGACCCCGCGGCCATGGCGGTCATCGGGAAGCTCGAGCAGCGACTGAGCGAGCCTCTGCGATTGGCGATCGCCGGGATGGTCAAGGCGGGCAAGTCCACGCTGCTGAACGCGATGCTCGGCGAGCAGATCGCCCCGACGGACGCCGGCGAGTGCACGCGGGTGGTCACGTGGTACCGATACTCGCCGACGCCCTCGATCACGATGCACCTGAACAACGGTGAGACCCGCCGGATGCCCGTGCACCGCGAGCGCGGACGTTTGGCCCTCGGTCTGGGCGGCCTTCCCGCGGAGGATGTGCAGTGGCTCGAGGTCGGGTGGCCGCTGGATGCGCTCAGATCGGTGATCCTCATCGACACGCCGGGCATGGCTTCGATGTCGAAGGAGATATCGCTGCGCGCGACCCGATTCCTCACCGGGGAGGAGGAGCCGTCCTCGGCGGACGCCGTCATCTATCTCATGCGTCACCTGCACGCGTCGGACGTGGCGTTCCTCGAGGCGTTCCGTGACACCGCGCCCGGAGGCGGGCAGACGGTGTGCGCTGTGGGGGTGCTGTCCCGATCGGACGAGATCGGCTCCGGCCGGATCGACTCGCTGCTGTCCGCGGCCAAGGTGGCCCGGCGCTACGAGCACGAAGCCGATCTCGCCTCTTTGGTGCTCGGTGTGATCCCCGTCGCGGGTCTGGTCGCCGAGGGTGCCAGGACGCTCCGCGAGAGCGAGTACATCGCCTTCCGCCAGCTCGCGGCGCTCGACCGGGTCGAGCGGGAGAAGCTCTTCGTTTCGGCCGATCGATTCGTCGCCGACACCGCCACGACGACCTTGAGCGCGACTGTGCGCAGCGATCTGGTGAGCCGGTTCGGCATTTTCGGCGTGCGTCTGGCGACAGCGTTGATCCGGGGCGGGACCGCAAGCTCGTCCGAGCTGGCCGAGGCGATGGTGCAGCAGAGCGGGCTCGTGCAGCTGCAGCAGTTCGTGCGTACACAGTTCCGCACGCGGGCGACGACTCTCAAGATCCGCGGAGTGCTGCTCGCGCTCGACAGGCTCATCCGGGACAATCCCCGCGACGGCGTGGACGTGATCCACGCCGCCAGCGAACGGATCTCGGCATCCGCGCACGGCCTTCGTGAGCTGACTCTCATCGCCAGCGCGCGGTCGGAGGGACTGCCGTTGACAGATCAGGACAGTGCGGAGGCGCTGCGGATCGTCGGCGGGGCGGGCGCGTTGCCCTATCTCCGACTCGGTGCGGCAGAGGACGCCGACGTCACGGTGTTGCGGGAACTGAGCGGGGCCGCACTCGCGCATTGGCGCACACTGGCCGAGTCCCCACTCACCTCCAGCGCCGCGATCGGTGTCTGCCGGGTGGTCATCCGCAGCCTGGAAGCGCTGGCAGCGGACCTCGGTCCGGATCCCGCGGCGACGGCCGTCGCCGCGTCAGAGGTCGCCGCCGCCGACGATCCCCTCGGCTTTGCGGATGTCGTGGCGACGGGCGGACCAGGCGATGGCCGGGGGCAGGACGCTGCTGAGCAGAGCGAGAAGCACAAGCCCCGCCTGGGCTGGAAGAAGAAGCAGAAGGGACTGTCCGCGGTCACCGATCGCCACCCACTCGGATGA